Proteins encoded by one window of Mesotoga infera:
- a CDS encoding sugar ABC transporter ATP-binding protein — protein MDDVVLECRNIVKHYGNVEALNGVSFGLRKNEILGLVGDNGAGKSTLLKIIRGAVQPTSGEILINGKKVEFSSPMDAAEEGIQCVYQDLALVDQMTIVDNFFLGRELREKKLGFIPVLRKKKMENETEQALKQMEFSMDVKKKVSDLSGGQRQAIAVARAVFADPKIVLLDEPTSALSEIAKHEVFKLLKGLKEEHSLIFVTHDLNNTLQLCDRIIILKHGVIEYEGEVTKDLSLEELLSMM, from the coding sequence ATGGATGACGTCGTATTGGAATGCAGGAATATTGTTAAGCACTACGGGAACGTAGAAGCCTTAAACGGCGTCTCATTTGGGCTTAGAAAGAATGAGATATTGGGCCTCGTTGGAGACAACGGGGCCGGTAAGTCAACTCTGCTGAAGATAATTCGAGGAGCCGTTCAACCAACATCCGGAGAGATATTGATAAATGGAAAGAAGGTTGAATTCTCCAGTCCAATGGATGCAGCAGAAGAAGGAATTCAGTGTGTTTATCAGGACCTTGCTCTGGTAGATCAGATGACGATTGTCGACAATTTCTTTCTTGGAAGAGAACTTCGTGAGAAGAAACTGGGATTCATACCCGTGCTAAGAAAGAAGAAGATGGAGAACGAAACTGAACAGGCACTCAAGCAGATGGAATTCAGCATGGATGTGAAGAAAAAAGTCTCTGATCTTTCTGGCGGCCAGAGGCAGGCGATCGCTGTAGCCAGGGCGGTTTTCGCAGATCCCAAGATTGTCCTTCTTGACGAACCAACCTCGGCTCTCTCGGAAATCGCAAAGCATGAAGTATTTAAACTCTTGAAAGGTCTTAAGGAAGAACATTCTCTCATCTTTGTCACCCATGATCTGAACAACACACTGCAACTATGCGACCGCATCATAATCTTGAAGCATGGAGTAATTGAGTATGAAGGCGAAGTTACGAAAGACCTCAGCCTTGAAGAGCTCCTTTCCATGATGTGA
- a CDS encoding ABC transporter permease, with protein sequence MNYRSLMRRSTANIELFVLLLAAVVLIVVFSILEPRFFSVNNFRILLETMSILGILSLGVNFLLIAGEMDISFTSVLELSAAVVAISSTAHMNTFVSIAFGVLAATAVGLINAFFAVKLKIPSFLVTLGTQVAIGGLVMILCDYRTIIIRDKSFINVFFGRPFANIASAVYWMIGIAIVIWFVLTRTRFGKWVYATGGKQSSARLMGIPTDRVKISLFVTSAILAGVAGFILGSRATSARPAMGTSYLMPAISAPILAGAALTGGQGSAFKTLLAAFVLTIITNGVTLIGLEPAYRDIFMGVILISALSVRYLQNMNRD encoded by the coding sequence ATGAATTATAGAAGCTTAATGAGAAGAAGTACGGCCAACATTGAATTGTTTGTTCTCCTGCTTGCCGCGGTTGTTCTAATCGTTGTGTTCTCAATTCTTGAACCAAGGTTCTTTTCGGTGAACAATTTCAGGATTCTGTTGGAGACGATGAGTATTCTCGGGATACTGTCTCTTGGTGTAAATTTTCTCTTAATAGCAGGTGAGATGGATATATCATTTACGTCTGTTCTGGAGCTTTCTGCGGCTGTTGTTGCCATAAGCAGCACGGCACACATGAACACCTTCGTTTCAATTGCATTTGGTGTTCTTGCTGCGACAGCTGTGGGACTTATCAATGCGTTCTTTGCCGTGAAACTCAAGATACCGTCCTTCCTCGTCACATTGGGCACCCAAGTGGCAATAGGTGGCTTAGTTATGATTCTCTGCGACTATAGAACGATCATAATCAGGGACAAGAGTTTTATTAACGTGTTCTTTGGGAGACCATTTGCGAACATTGCCTCAGCAGTCTACTGGATGATCGGAATAGCAATAGTCATCTGGTTTGTTCTAACAAGAACGAGGTTCGGAAAATGGGTTTATGCAACCGGCGGAAAGCAGAGTTCGGCACGTCTCATGGGCATTCCTACAGATAGAGTTAAAATCTCTCTCTTCGTTACCAGTGCAATCCTTGCTGGTGTAGCCGGCTTTATATTGGGTAGCAGAGCAACTTCCGCTCGCCCTGCAATGGGAACGAGCTATCTGATGCCCGCCATTTCTGCGCCCATTCTGGCTGGGGCTGCACTGACTGGAGGTCAGGGATCTGCTTTCAAGACATTGCTGGCAGCATTTGTCCTGACTATCATTACTAACGGCGTTACCCTGATCGGTTTGGAGCCGGCATACCGTGACATTTTCATGGGTGTAATTTTGATCTCTGCTCTTTCAGTCAGATACCTGCAGAATATGAACCGTGACTAG
- a CDS encoding YhfX family PLP-dependent enzyme, which translates to MDFLDTIVRRNPSLIKTAVSMHQNNELPANSVVVDLDMVEENAVKIRDAAAERGIHLYLMTKQFGRNPEICRTLNNA; encoded by the coding sequence ATGGATTTTCTTGACACCATCGTCAGACGTAATCCCTCACTCATAAAAACGGCAGTTTCGATGCATCAGAACAACGAACTACCTGCAAACTCTGTCGTAGTCGATCTCGACATGGTTGAAGAAAATGCGGTTAAGATTCGAGATGCGGCTGCTGAAAGAGGAATCCATCTGTACTTAATGACTAAGCAATTTGGAAGGAATCCTGAGATCTGCCGAACACTTAACAACGCA